AATGAATAAGCAGTCTGGAATTTTGGGAATATTTGGAGAAAGTTCAGATTTTCGTGATTTAGATACAGCGAGAAGAGGAGGGAACGAAAGGGCTATTTTAGCTTATGAAATGTTCTGTTACAGAGTGCAGCTTTATATCGGAGCTTATGTCGCAGCGATGAACGGAATTGACGCAATCGCATTTACAGGTGGAATAGGGGAAAATTCGGTTGGAGTAAAACAGGATATTTGTGAATCGCTTTCATATTTTGGAATTGAGCTGGATGAAGAAAAAAATGCACAAAGATTACCAGGAAATGTTGAATTGTCAACAAAAGATTCAAAAGTTAAAATTTATAAGATTGAAACAGCAGAAGAACTTGTAATTGCAAGGGATACTTACAGATTAACAAAATAAAAAAAATAGCCAGACTTTATAGTTTGGCTTTAAATAATTTTTTAAACTATAAAGAAAAGAGGAAAATAATGGCAACATTAAATATAATTTATTACACAGGTACTGGAAATACTGCAGATATGGCAAAATACATTGGTGAAGGGGCAGAAAACTCTGGAGCCGCTGTAAAACTGATAAATGTGGAAGAAGCTGATGAAAGTGCAGTAAATGCTGATTTTGTAGCATTTGGATCGCCTGCTGTCGGAGCAGAAGAAATTGCACCAGAAATGGTTGAATTCTTTGAAGGGATAAAAGAACAGATTGTTGGGAAAACAGTTGGACTTTTTGGTTCTTATGACTGGGGACAAGGCGGCTGGATGGAAACTTGGCGTGAAGAAATGATAAATGAAGGATTTTCGATTGTAAATGACGGATTGACAGTTCATCTGGCTGTTGATGATGATGAGAAAATTGAAAAATGTAGAGAGTATGGAAGAGCAATTGTTGGATAATCTAAAAATATAAAATATTATAATCTTTGAATAAAAGTTTATAATAATTTTTTGTGAGTTATAAATTTGGAGGAAAAATTGGGAAATTTATTAATACAGCTTGCTATAATGGTCTTTGTTGGAACGCTTATAGGATGGTTTACAAATTATCTGGCAATAAAGCTATTATTTAGACCTTATAAGGAAGTAAACTTTCTATTTTTTAAAATACAGGGATTAATTCCTAAAAATCGAGACAGAATATCAGAAAACCTTGCTGAAACAATTGAAAAGGAGCTTATTTCAGTAGAGCATATTACAGCAAAGCTAAAAGACAGTGATGTTATTAATGATGATGTTTTAGATAAACTGCTTGATAAAGTTATAGGAGAAAAGCTTAAAAATAGTGTGTTAGAAAAAAATCCACTATTAAAGATGTTTTTAAATGATTCATTAATTGAAAAAATAAAATCATATTTTAAAAAGTCGATTTTGGAAAACAAAGAAGAAATAGTGGAAGAAATAATAAAAATCGCAGAAGACAAAATAGACTTCAAAGAAATTATGCTGGAAAAAATGAAAAATTTTTCATTAGAAGAAATGGAAAAAATTATTTTGTCTGTGTCTAAAAATGAATTGAAACATATTGAGATTATTGGTGGGGTATTAGGAGGAATAATTGCATTATTTCAGTTTTTTATAATGTTATTATTAAAACAGATATAAAATTTTTAACGTAAGGGCATCAGTCGCCATGCCCTTACAACCCGGCTTATGCAAAACTTTCTTATAAAAGAAAAATAGAACTCGCTTTTGAATAAAGATAATTTCTAATATGAATAATTTTATTTAATTTAAAATTTATTCCAAAAGCTCAAACAGCTATTTTTCTTTTAACGAAATTTTGCTTGGTAATTTTTTTAATAAAATGACCATTATAATTAAACTAAAATTATTGTGATTTCTTTGGAATAAAAGCTATGAAATATATTTATGTGTTTCTTTCGTCAGAATCTTTATAATAAATATACTTTAGAGAAGAGAGTTTCATTTTCGTAGTAATTCAGATTTATCTGAATAATAAATGTTTAGACTGCTTTTCTAAATAAAATTTAGGAATATTAAAAAAATGTTTAGAGAAGTTGGGATTAGTATGTAATATTTTCGCTAAAATCTTTAGATATTATAATTTGAAGAGATTGAAATAACTAATGTTGCGAAATAAAAGAGGATGGTAATTGCTCTCCTTTGCTTTATAAAAAGGATAAAAAAATAGAAAAAATAACTAAATTAGAGTATTTAAGAAATTAATTTATAAATAAAAAAATTAGATAAAGAAATAAAGAAAAATATTGAGGAGAAGGAATGAATGAGGAAAGAATATTGGAACCTAAGGAATTAGGGGAGGACAATATTCAAAGAAGTTTACGGCCAAAAACTTTTAAGGAATATATTGGCCAGCAAGATTTAAAAGAAAAAATGAATATATTTATAAAAGCTGCTAAAATGAGAAATGAATCGCTTGATCATATTTTATTGTATGGGCCTCCAGGACTTGGGAAAACTACGCTTGCAGGAGTTATTGCCACAGAAATGGGAGTGAACTTGAAGATAACAACAGGGCCTGTGCTGGAGAAAGCGGGAGATTTAGCGGCTATTTTGACTTCTTTGGAGGAAAATGATATTTTGTTTATTGATGAGATTCATAGATTGAATACATCGGTAGAGGAAATTTTGTATCCTGCGATGGAAGATGGGGAACTGGATATTCTTATTGGAAAAGGGCCGTCTGCAAGAAGTATACGTGTAGAATTACCACAATTTACATTAATTGGAGCAACTACGAGAGCAGGACAGTTAAGTACGCCGCTTCGTGACAGATTTGGAGTTACTCATAGGATGGAATATTACCAATTGGAAGACTTGAAGGAAATTATACGAAGAGGGGCAAATATTCTGAATATTTCCTATGATGAAGACGGAATTACAGAAATTGCCAAAAGAAGCCGAGGAACTCCTAGAATAGCGAACAGGCTTTTAAAAAGAGCAAGGGATTTTGCATTGGTGGAAGGTTCGGGTGTTTTGGAAAAAGAAAGCGTTGATGGGATTTTGAGGCTTTTGGGAGTAGATGATAACGGACTTGATGAATTAGATAGAAATATTTTGCTTTCAATTATAAATGTGTACAACGGAGGACCTGTTGGAATTGAGACATTGTCACTTTTACTTGGGGAAGACAGACGAACAATTGAAGAAGTTTATGAGCCATATTTAGTAAAAATAGGGTTTATAAAAAGGACTCCACGTGGAAGAGTTGTAACCGAATTTGGATATAAGCATTTAGGAATTGAAAAAATATTTAGTGAAAAAGAATAAAATATGATAATATTATTTTGAAACAAGACTTAAAAATTATGATTAATTTTGCACGCTCTATTCTTTGAAATTTTTATGCAGATAGGGCTAAAATACGATAAAAAGTAAAAAAATGAGGTGAAAAACTGTTGTTGACAGTAATAGCGGAAAAAGAAAATATTGATGAAAATAATGGAAAGATTCTGATAAATGATAAGTCAGACTGTAATCATATTCAAAATGTATATCGACTTAATGCAGGAAATGAATTAAGAATAATAGATGGAGAATATGAATATCTTACTGAAATTATTCAAATTTCAAAAAAGGAAGTTTTTGTAAAAATATTAGAAAAAAAAGAAGACAGCTATTCTTTAAATGTAAACATTGATGTTGCAATGGGAATTTTAAAAAATGATAAAATGAATCTGGCAATACAGAAACTGACGGAAATCGGTGTAAATAGGATAATTCCTTTAAAGACTGAACGGGTTGTTGTAAAGATTAATGAAAAAAAAGAAAAATGGGATGTAGTTGTAAGGGAAACACTAAAACAGTGCAGAGGAATAAAATTTACTGAAATTACGCCTGTGAAAAAACTTGCAGAAATTGACTATTCTAAATATGATAAAATAATCTTTGCTTATGAAAATAGCGGTGAATCAAAATCCTTGTCAGAAATAATAGAAAAAGGAGATAAGGACATTTTATATATAATTGGTCCCGAAGGCGGAATCACACAAGAGGAAGTTGATTTTTTAAAAAATAACAAGGCAATGGAAATTAGCCTAGGAAAACGTATTTTAAGGGCGGAAACTGCGGCAATTGTGGTGTGTGGCATTATTGCCAATTTTTATATATAATTTTTTATTTTCATAAAATGTAAGAAATAAATTGAAAATTAGTCAAATATATAATATAATATACCTTAGTAGTGGTATCGTAATAATTTTTTTGTAAAATTTTGATAAATAAAAAATTTTAAAATAAAAAATTGAAATAGATTTAATAAATAAAAATAATATAAAAAAGAAAGGAAATTTAGAGAATGAGTGAAGTGAATAATAATTATGAAAAAGAAGTTCAAGAGATAATTAATATTATGGAAGATAAGAAAGCACAGGATATAAAGGTATATGATATGAGAGGGAAATCTCCGTTTTTTGATTATTCAATTTTATGTACCGGGAGTTCTTCCAGAAATATTGAAGCAATAGCGACTGATATAAAGAAAAGCCTTGAGAATGTGAAAAGTGTGGAAGGGCTTGATGAGGCAAATTGGGTTTTAATTGATGCTGGGGATTTGATTATTAGCGTGTTTAGTAAGGATGCTAGGGAATATTACAGATTAGACGATTTTTATAATGGTGTAAATGAAGAAAATAGTGAAATTGATGAAAATGATGGGGAATAGAGTCTGTTTTACTGAAATAATATATTTTAGGGTATTTAATTGAGGGAAAAATGCAATAAGATATGAAGAGGAAAATTATGAGAGAATTAGATAAAGAAGAAAAAAGTGTACGGTTTGTTGCCTTTCTTATTCTTGTGGGAATAATCTTTTTGATAATGGTGGCACAGCTGTTTTCATTGCAGATATTAAATGCTTCGCAGTATGCAGAACAAGCATTGCAGAATAGAATTAGAACAAATGTAATAAAAGCAACACGTGGAGAAATTTACGACAGGGAAGGGAAGCTTCTTGCCAAAAATACTACAGGTTACCAGCTGATACATTCGCATACTCAAATGCTGGAGCCAAAAGATCTGGCGCTTTTAAATGAAGTAAAGAATATGAAAACAGTACAAGAAATTGATGCTAGACTTTCCAGCGAGCGTCCTGCAGTTGCTAAACGTATTAGGGAGACAATATTTGATATAAACAAGATAAGCCAGCTAACAGCTTATCCGGTAGACTATCTAATAGACAGATTTTTTAAGCAGCCGAGAATGGGAACGGATAAAAAGATACTTGTTATTGAAGATTTAGATAAGCAAGTGGCATTAAGGGCAATTGAGAAAATTGACAATGACAGAATTGACATTGTTGAATACAACAAGAGATACTATCCGGAAGACTCGCTTGCTTCACATGTTATTGGATACGTAAAGCCGATTAGCGAAAAGGAATACGAGCAGCTGAAAAAAGATGGCTACAGAAACAGTGACCTGATTGGTAAAAAAGGTGTGGAACGTTCTTATGACAAGGAAATGAAAGGGCAGGACGGAAAGGAAAATGTAGAAGTCGATGCCAAAGGAAATGTTATAAGACAGATGGAAACAACGGAAAGTATTGCGGGGAAAAATGTCTATCTTTCTATTGATATGGAATTGCAAAAATATATGACAGAAGCTTTTGAAGGAAAGAGCGGGGCATTTATCGCAATGGAGGCGAAAACTGGAAAAATTATTGCATTTGTAAGTAATCCGGAAATCAGCCTAAATCTTTTAAGTTCAAGAATACCTGACAACCAATGGAACGAACTTGTAAATTCAAAAGCAAAGCCTCTTGTAAATAAAGGTATTGCAGGGCTTTATCCACCAGGATCAACTTTCAAGGCGATTACTGGGATGGGAATACTGGAATCTGGAATTTCCCCAAATGCGACTGTAACTTCGACAGGGCAGTACAGATATGGAAATCTTATCTTCAGGGATTCACATAAATCAGGAAATGGAGTTACGAATTTTGCAAAATCTATCGAACAGTCTGTAAATACTTATTATTATGTATTTTCTCAAAAAGCTGGAATAAAGAATATAGTAAAATATGCAAAGGAATTTGGAATAGGGTCTAAAACAGGAATTGATATTCCTGGAGAAATGACTGGTACTTTGCCAAGTCCTGAATGGAAGAAAAATAGATTTAAGAAAAAACAGGATCAGAAATGGCTTCCGGGAGATTTGATAAATATGTCAATTGGGCAAGGATATGTTCTAGTTACGCCAATACAGATGGCTTCGGCATATCAGGCAATCGCAAACAATGGAATTCAGCTAAAACCTACACTTGTTGACAGATTTGTAAGCTATACTGGAAAAGTTGAAAATAATACGCCAAAAGTTCAAAGAAAACTGAATGTAAGCGCAAAAAATCTAAAACTATTACAAAATGCACTAAAACTGCCTGTAAGTGGTTATGGAGGGACTGCAAAGCTGTTAAAAATTGAAGGATATCCAGTTTCTGCAAAAACAGGAACAGCACAGAATACAGGATTTAAGGATCACCACTCGTGGATAGCGGGATATTTTCCATCAGATAACCCTCAAATTGTATTTGTATCCATTGTAGAAGGTGGAGGATATGGAGGAGTAGCCTCTGGAAACATGGCTCTTAAATTTATATTGAAATATAGGGAGAAATACGTTATTAAAAAAGCTCAAGCGGAAATGCAGAAAAAGAAAGAGGAAGAAGAAAAGAAAAAACAGCAAGAAAATAATAAAAATGTGGCAAAACGATAAAAAATAAGGAGGTGTTTACTAAATGTCAGAAAAAGAAAAAGCTGAGTTCGGAAACCAAACTTTTAAAAGAAACTTTTCTAAAAAAGAAGACATTAATAAAATAAAATCTGGAATGAAAAGATTTAGAAGAAAAAGTACGAACAGAAGACATTTAGATGAAAAAAATGAAATACGTTATATTCCAAGAGTAAATGACAGGAATAGGCATATAGACAAGGAAGTGGATGGGAAAGAAGAAAAGATGTATGTAATCCCGCTTGGAGGCATTGAGGAAGTTGGGAAAAATATGACAGCTTTTCAATACAAGGATGAAATTATTGTAGTGGATGCAGGGCTAACTTTCCCTGAGGACGAGCATTTAGGGATAGATGTTATCATTCCAGACTTTTCATATCTGGAATCAAACAGACATAAAATAAAAGGCTTGCTTTTGACTCATGGACATGAAGATCACATAGGGGCAATTCCTTATTTTTACCAAAAATTAGGTACAGAAAATATTCCGATGTATGGTGGAAGATTGACACTTGCACTTGCAAAGGCAAAATTTGAGAAAAAAGATGCAAAACTTCCAAAAGAAAAAGTAATTAGCGGCAGAACAATCTTAAAAGTATCAAAATACTTTACAGTGGAATTTATAAGTGTGACACACAGTATTGCAGACTGTTATGCGATTTGTATAAAAACTCCTGCAGCGACAATTTTGCATTCTGGAGATTTTAAAGTAGATTTAACGCCAGTTGATGGAGAAGGATTTGATTTTGGAAGATTGGCTCAATTAGGTGAGGAAGGTGTCGATTTACTGCTTTCAGACAGTACAAATGCACAAGTTCCTGGATTTACGCCATCAGAAAGAACAGTTGGAGAAAGTCTAAAAGATGAGTTTGTAAAGGCTAATGGGAGAATTATTTTGGCCGCATTTGCTTCGCATGTGCATAGATTACAGCAAATTGTAAATATTGCAGAAAAAAATGGAAGAAAAATCGCAATTGATGGAAGAAGCATGGTAAAAATATTTGAAATCTGTTCAAATCTTGGGTATTTGAAAATACCAAAAGATATAATGATTGATATTGATAAAGTTGAAACGTACCCAGCTGATAAAGTGCTTATTTTGTGTACAGGAACACAAGGGGAACCGCTTGCGGCGCTTTCAAGAATAGCTAATGGAACGCACAAGTATATTTCATTAAGGGAAGGGGATACAGTTGTAATTTCAGCAACACCTATTCCAGGAAATGAAAAGGCTGCGACTAAAAATATAAATCAGCTTATGAAACGTGAAGCAAGCGTTGTATTTGAAAAAGGAATCGGGATACACGTATCAGGGCATGGTTGCCAGGAAGAGCAGAAGTTAATGATAAATCTTGTAAAACCTAAGTTCTTTTTGCCAGTGCATGGTGAATATGCGATGATAAAAAAACACAAGGAACTGGCAATGGCTGTTGGAGTACCTGAAAAAAATGTTATTTTGTCAGAAAATGGCGCAAAGCTGGAATTATCTAAGAGCCAATTCAGACACGTTGGAAAAGTGCCTAGCGGAGCGACATTTATTGATGGATTTGGAATCGGAGATATTGGGAATGCCGTGTTGAAAGATAGACAAAATTTGGCAGATGATGGAATAGTAATTATTTCAATTTCTCAATATAGAAACGGGAAGTTTAATAAGCAGGTTGAGCTTGTAACACGTGGCTTTGTATATAATAAAGATGCGGAAAGCCTATTGTCGGAAACAAAAGAGCTGATTAAGATGGAACTTAGCAGCATGGAAAATGAAGGAATAAAAGAGATTGGTAAGATTAAACAGAGAATAAGAGCAAAAATAGGAGAGTTCCTAAATAAGGAAACAGACAGAGAGCCTATTATTTTACCAATTATAATGGAGGTTTAGAATGATACAGCTTTCAAGTAAAGAGAGAGCTTTTTTAAAGAAATTGGCACACAATCTGGATCCGATTGTAAGAATTGGAAAGGATGGAATTGATGAAAATGTACTAAAATCAATTTCTGAAGTTGTGAAAAAAAGAGAATTGATAAAGGTAAAAATCTTGCAAAATTCATCAGTTGAATTTGACAGGGAAATGGCAACTGAAATTGCTCAAAAAACAAAATCAGTATTTGTAGATAAAATAGGAAGTGTGTTAATATTTTTCAAGCCTAAAACTACAAAGGATGCAAAAATTACGCCTGAATTTAATGAATTTAGAAAAAGTAAAAAAAATAAAAAGTAAATTTTTTAAGGAAAATAGAGAGGAAAAAGTAAATGAGTGGAGGAATACTGTTTGGAAATAGACTTCTTGATGTTGCGGCGATTTCATGCTTTTCAGCACAGTTTTACAAAGTTTTTTTTCCTGTATTCAAGGGACAGAAACCCCAGTGGGCAAGACTTATCCAGACAGGTGGAATGCCAAGTTCCCACGCCTCAACGGTTGTTTCCCTTGTGACGGGCGTATCTTTGCTGAAGGGGCTTAGTTCCATTGAATTTGCAATTTCCATGGTATTTGCAGGAATTGTCCTATATGATGCGACAGGAGTACGTCAGCAGGCTGGAAAACATGCAAAAGCCTTGAATACGCTTATAGAGGCAATTGAGCATCACGAAGGAATAGAAATAATTAATGAAAAATTTAAGGAGCTGCTGGGACATACGCCGGTGGAAGTGTTTTGGGGAAGTGTGCTGGGAGTTGCCGTAGGACTTTTATTTAAGGGCTATATATTGGGATAAATATTTTAATGTAGAGATCACAGTTATTAAGTTAGCTGTGATTTTTTATCAGTTTTAAAGGATTTTGGTTAAAAAGACTAATAAAAATACAAAAAATATGATAAAATATATTGTATATTCAAATTCTTTTGAAATTATGCGTGAATGCTTTCAAAATGGAATTGATGAAAACTGAAAAAAACAATGAAAGTTGAGTTTGAAAAATTCTGCTATATAGCATCTAGTTTAAAATGGGATTGGAAGGTTAAGCTGTATCTATAGCCAATCCATTGCTTTTCACATATTTTTATTTCAATTTTTAAGTGGAGTTACTATAAATTGTAAAAAAATTTGGATTGATAATTTTAAAAGGGAAAAAATAAATAAAAAGACGGAGGAAAATATGAAACACACAGTAGCGATTGTTGGTAGACCTAATGTGGGAAAATCAACGTTATTTAATAAGCTGGTAGGGGACAGGCTGTCTATCGTAAAGGATGAGCCGGGAGTTACAAGAGATAGGCTTTACCGTGAGATGGAGTGGAGCGGAAAAGAATTTATTTTAGTTGACACGGGAGGGCTTGAACCACGAACAGAGGACTTTATGATGGGGAAAATTAAGCAGCAGGCACAAGTTGCAATTGACGAGGCGGACGTAATTATATTTCTGGTGGACGGAAAAGCTGGGATTACTGGGCTTGACGAGGATGTGGCAACAGTGCTTAGAAGACAGGATAAAAAGGTTGTTGTGGCTGTAAACAAGATTGACAATTATATGCGTGACCAGGAAAATATTTTTGAATTTTATGGACTGGGATTTGAAGAAGTTATTGGAATTTCTGGAGAGCATAAGACGAATCTTGGGGATTTGCTGGATGCTGTAATTAACAAATTTGAAGATAAAAAGATAAAACAAACTGAAAACGGAATTAATATTGCAATTCTTGGAAGACCAAATGCAGGAAAATCTTCACTTGTAAATAAGCTTTTGAATGAGGAACGTTCAATTGTAAGTGATATTGCAGGAACAACTAGGGATACAATTGATTCAAGCTTAAAATACAATGGAGAAACTTATACGTTAATTGATACAGCAGGAATCCGTAGAAAATCGAAAGTGGATGACGATATTGAATATTATAGCGTACTGCGTGCCATAAAGGCAATAAAAAGGGCAGATGTGTGTGTGTTAATGCTGGATGCGACAGAGCTTTTGACAGATCAGGATAAAAGGATTGCTGGAATGATTTATGAGGAAAGAAAGCCAATTATTATTGCAGTAAATAAATGGGATTTAATTGAAAAAAATAATAACAGCGTGAAGGAATTTACAGAATTGGTAAAAGCTGACTTGGCATTTTTAGATTATGCTCCGATTGTTACGATTTCTGCATTGACTGGAAAAAGAACGCTGAATATACTGGAACAGGCTAAATTTATTAACGAGGAATATCATAAAAAGATAACGACAGGGCTTCTGAATCAAATTTTGGCAGAAATGATAGCGCAAAATCCAGTTCCTACCAGAAAAGGAAGAGCAGTAAAAATAAATTATGCAACACAAGTAAGCCAAGCGCCGCCAAAATTTGCATTTTTTGCGAATAATCCAGAATTAATACATTTCTCGTACCAAAGATATATTGAAAATAAGTTAAGGGAATATTTTGGATTTGAAGGATGCCCAATTGACATTGTGTTTAACAAGAAAAGTGAAAAATCGTTTGGATAGGCTTTAATAGGCAGAAAGGAAGAATAAATGAAGTTTTATGACGAAGAGAAGCTATTAAAAATTCGAAATGTTCTGATTGTGGCAGTTTTGGCGCTTTTAACGATATTGCTGTTTTTTAAAGTTTATGATAATTTTGCAAAACAGTTGAGGCTTGTAACAAGTACAATATTTCCGTTTATTTTGTCATTTGTAATTGTGTACTGTCTTATGCCGTTTATCGATATGATAAGTGAAAAGAATGAGGACAGCGCTTTTATGAACGGCAGTAGGCTGAATGCACTGGAAAAAGTGGAAAAAATGGATATAAGCAATAAAGAAAAAATAAAAAAGATGAAAGTATTTAATGAAATTTCACATAAGGATAAAAAGAAAAAAATTCGTCTAAACCGTACATTTGCGATTTTACTTGTTTTATCAATATTTTTTGTAATTTTTCTTTATATAATTTTGACAATTGTGCCAATAATTACAAGACAAGTATCAAGTCTGACAAATTTTCTATTAAAAAATCAGGAAAAACTTCAAAATAACTTTTTTGGTTTTCTTGAAAGCAATAGTATTGACTTGCGAAGCTCGCTTATGAACTCCAAGGATGTAATCGTTTCTAATGCGATAACTGTTGTAAGTTCAAGCTTTTCGTTGATAAGCAGTACATTCAGCTTGCTGTTTATGACGCCTATTTTTACGATAATGCTGATTTTCAGCTATGATAACATTGAAAATGGGGTAAAACGGATTTTACGCAATATGGACAGGGAAGATATAATAGTGCTTGTAAAGCACATGGATGAAACAATTGGAAAATATATCCTTGTAACGGCACTTGACAGTATGATAGTTGGAATTGTATCATTTGTGATATTTTACTTCCTGAAAATGGATTATAGCATGCTTTTTTCGATAATCGTAGGATTTGGGAATGTGATTCCGTTTATTGGACCTTTTATTGGGCTGATTCCTGCTATACTGTATGCTTTTACAAAATCTTTCAAGCTTGTAATCCTGATAGTAGTACTGATTACAATTGTTCAGACAATAGAAGCAAATATTGTAAAACCGTGGCTGACAGGAAAATCTGTAGAAATGCATCCGATTACTACACTTCTGGTAGTTCTTGTTGGAGGAGCATTATTTGGTATTGGCGGGGCATTTGTCGCTATTCCTGTGTATATTGTCATCAAGCTGACATGGCTGTTCTGCTGGAAAAAATATATGGAAAAAAATGAATAAAAAAATGAAAATAAGGAAGTGAACAAGTTTATGATGAATAACGGAAAAATGGAGATTCAAAAATGTATTTATTTTACGATTTCAAAAATGTTTAGAATGATTAATAAAATGGCGGAGGAGTCATTTGAAAAGCTGGATATTTATCCAACGCACGGCTTTCTTATGATTATACTAAAAGAAGAAGAAAATGGACTTACAGTAAATCAGATATCAGAAACACTTGCCATAGCTCCTTCGACAGTCACAAGATTTGTTGACAAGCTAATCTCAAAGGGATATGTGGAAAGACAGAAGGCTGGTAAGAACTCATTTA
This is a stretch of genomic DNA from Leptotrichia hofstadii. It encodes these proteins:
- a CDS encoding AI-2E family transporter — translated: MKFYDEEKLLKIRNVLIVAVLALLTILLFFKVYDNFAKQLRLVTSTIFPFILSFVIVYCLMPFIDMISEKNEDSAFMNGSRLNALEKVEKMDISNKEKIKKMKVFNEISHKDKKKKIRLNRTFAILLVLSIFFVIFLYIILTIVPIITRQVSSLTNFLLKNQEKLQNNFFGFLESNSIDLRSSLMNSKDVIVSNAITVVSSSFSLISSTFSLLFMTPIFTIMLIFSYDNIENGVKRILRNMDREDIIVLVKHMDETIGKYILVTALDSMIVGIVSFVIFYFLKMDYSMLFSIIVGFGNVIPFIGPFIGLIPAILYAFTKSFKLVILIVVLITIVQTIEANIVKPWLTGKSVEMHPITTLLVVLVGGALFGIGGAFVAIPVYIVIKLTWLFCWKKYMEKNE
- the der gene encoding ribosome biogenesis GTPase Der, with the protein product MKHTVAIVGRPNVGKSTLFNKLVGDRLSIVKDEPGVTRDRLYREMEWSGKEFILVDTGGLEPRTEDFMMGKIKQQAQVAIDEADVIIFLVDGKAGITGLDEDVATVLRRQDKKVVVAVNKIDNYMRDQENIFEFYGLGFEEVIGISGEHKTNLGDLLDAVINKFEDKKIKQTENGINIAILGRPNAGKSSLVNKLLNEERSIVSDIAGTTRDTIDSSLKYNGETYTLIDTAGIRRKSKVDDDIEYYSVLRAIKAIKRADVCVLMLDATELLTDQDKRIAGMIYEERKPIIIAVNKWDLIEKNNNSVKEFTELVKADLAFLDYAPIVTISALTGKRTLNILEQAKFINEEYHKKITTGLLNQILAEMIAQNPVPTRKGRAVKINYATQVSQAPPKFAFFANNPELIHFSYQRYIENKLREYFGFEGCPIDIVFNKKSEKSFG
- a CDS encoding MarR family winged helix-turn-helix transcriptional regulator, which encodes MMNNGKMEIQKCIYFTISKMFRMINKMAEESFEKLDIYPTHGFLMIILKEEENGLTVNQISETLAIAPSTVTRFVDKLISKGYVERQKAGKNSFTKITEEGLKIMPDIYKAWNGISEKVEEVVGNEEYLRKAGEDLREFADKIGKDKKYDQVCEDFDFWII